One Mangifera indica cultivar Alphonso chromosome 4, CATAS_Mindica_2.1, whole genome shotgun sequence genomic region harbors:
- the LOC123213582 gene encoding protein SOB FIVE-LIKE 5-like: protein MNVLASECTSGCESGWTLYLEQSNLASHRNANKFANGKAGFCEQNFQHCDDEEEDLSMVSDASSGPPTFHEDEVCFNDVDRYQLQYPPFKAATPQAANGSGKIRLKKKEKRSRRDKEQLLPSFLDDTASSPVISFSSKNNFSALNNNQTSMESVLDYSQGYSATHFQGRSAFQDPFGFLQSSNSGNHVQNNQWL, encoded by the exons ATGAACGTTTTGGCTTCAGAATGCACTAGTGGGTGTGAGTCAGGGTGGACTCTTTACTTGGAGCAGTCTAATCTTGCTTCGCATAGAAATGCTAATAAGTTTGCCAATGGTAAGGCCGGCTTTTGTGAGCAAAATTTTCAACATTGTGATGATGAAGAGGAGGATTTATCTATGGTTTCTGATGCGTCTTCTGGACCTCCAACTTTCCATGAAGATGAAGTGTGTTTCAATGATGTTGATAGATACCAGCTGCAATACCCTCCTTTCAAAGCTGCTACTCCACAAGCAGCCAATGGTAGTGGGAAAATAAGGctgaaaaagaaggaaaaaagaagcCGCCGTGACAAAGAACAACTCCTGCCTTCTTTTCTTGACGACACTGCTAGTTCTCCTGTCATAAGCTTCTCCTCCAAG AATAATTTTTCTGCTCTCAACAACAACCAGACCTCAATGGAGAGTGTGTTAGATTATTCTCAAGGATACTCTGCAACTCACTTTCAG GGGAGATCTGCATTTCAAGATCCTTTTGGTTTCTTGCAATCTTCTAACTCTGGAAACCATGTTCAAAATAACCA GTGGTTATAA
- the LOC123214818 gene encoding uncharacterized protein LOC123214818, with translation MSSIGQSILMALTVTVNKYASLNVQAIPSRRESTSPPTSSRRTNPKAKTPVSDIDIGRRGILVSTVAATPQVKDSTTEFLKKYLKKSEENKAKNDKERLDSYYKRNYKDYFEFIEGSLKAKEDRELSESEKGILDWLKTNK, from the exons ATGAGTTCAATAGGGCAGAGTATTTTGATGGCTTTAACTGTGACAGTCAACAAATATGCTTCCTTAAATGTCCAAGCAATTCCCAGTAGAAGAGAATCAACCTCACCTCCAACCTCTTCAAGAAGAACAAATCCAAAAGCAAAAACACCAGTCAGTGATATAGATATAGGAAGAAGAGGGATACTTGTATCCACTGTAGCAGCTACTCCTCAAGTTAAGGATTCAACCACTGAGTTTCTCAAAA AATATTTGAAGAAATCGGAGGAAAACAAGGCAAAGAATGACAAGGAG AGATTGGACAGCTATTACAAGCGGAATTACAAAGATTACTTTGAATTTATAGAAGGGTCTTTGAAAGCCAAGGAGGACCGGGAGCTCTCTGAATCAGAGAAGGGTATTCTTGATTGGCTTAAGACTAACAAATAA
- the LOC123214796 gene encoding magnesium transporter MRS2-3-like, translated as MRTYHPPYAKQGHTQPDDDPESARPPIVSANMALSTAAGLRKKPTGVRHWLLLDSSGQAQIVEAGKHAIMRRTGLPARDLRILDPQLSYPSTVLGRERAIVINLEHIKAIITAQEVLLLNSRDPFVVPFVEELQRRILCHYQATKAKEGTGDDSRWKNLYDLEETQSRDSSPPTFSGGFPQYEGQHEEGKADGKQGLENRDGPKVLPFEFVALEACLEAACSCLENEAKTLEQEAHPALDKLTSKISTLNLERVRQIKSRLVAITGRVQKVRDELEHLLDDDEDMAEMYLTEKLVQQLENSSTSSMNERDDMDLQSHMDDGTPAELSVDATGGYTSYEVDLNAENAHELFAAHNSLGKDSHESRTSTTYSSIGKVLDVEELEMLLEAYFVQIDGTLNKLSTLREYVDDTEDYINIMLDDKQNHLLQMGVMLTTATLVVSAFVVVAGVFGMNITIDLFDEEKSGMQEFIWTVVGGATGSIFLYVVAIVWCKHKRLLE; from the exons ATGAGAACCTACCACCCTCCTTATGCAAAACAGGGTCATACGCAACCCGATGATGACCCGGAATCAGCCCGACCTCCAATTGTCTCTGCCAACATGGCCCTTTCCACAGCCGCTGGTCTCCGTAAGAAGCCAACGGGGGTTCGGCACTGGCTGCTTCTTGATTCAAGTGGGCAGGCCCAGATAGTGGAGGCCGGAAAGCACGCCATCATGCGCCGCACGGGGCTGCCGGCGCGAGACCTTCGGATCCTGGATCCGCAACTCTCGTACCCTTCAACTGTGTTGGGCCGAGAACGGGCAATTGTTATAAATTTGGAGCACATCAAGGCTATTATTACAGCCCAGGAAGTTCTGTTGCTTAATTCTAGAGACCCTTTTGTTGTTCCCTTTGTTGAAGAATTACAGAGGAGGATTTTGTGCCACTATCAGGCCACTAAagctaag GAGGGCACTGGAGATGATTCAAGATGGaaaaatttgtatgatttggaaGAAACACAATCAAGAGATTCCAGTCCTCCAACATTTTCAGGAGGTTTTCCACAGTATGAGGGTCAACACGAGGAAGGTAAGGCAGATGGGAAACAAGGTCTTGAGAACCGTGATGGACCAAAGGTTCTTCCTTTTGAGTTTGTTGCACTGGAAGCCTGCCTTGAGGCTGCCTGCAGTTGCTTAGAAAATGAA GCAAAAACGTTGGAACAAGAAGCTCACCCAGCCTTAGATAAGCTGACTTCAAAGATCAGTACCCTCAATTTGGAACGTGTCCGTCAAATTAAGAGCCGCTTGGTTGCAATAACTGGACGTGTTCAGAAG GTGAGGGATGAATTAGAACACTTGCtggatgatgatgaagacatGGCTGAGATGTATCTGACCGAAAAGTTGGTTCAACAACTTGAAAACTCCTCCACTTCTTCTATGAATGAGAGAGATGACATGGATCTTCAATCACATATGGATGACGG GACTCCTGCTGAATTATCAGTGGATGCTACTGGGGGATACACTAGTTATGAAGTTGATCTTAACGCAGAGAACGCCCATGAGTTGTTTGCTGCACATAATTCACTTGGCAAGGACAGCCACGAGTCTCGTACTAGTACCACTTACAGTTCTATAGGCAAGGTACTTGATGTTGAGGAGCTTGAAATGCTCCTGGAGGCATACTTTGTCCAGATTGATGGCACACTAAACAAGCTGTCTACG CTGAGGGAGTACGTAGATGACACAGAAGACTACATTAACATAATGCTGGATGACAAACAGAATCATCTTTTGCAAATGGGTGTCATGCTAACAACTGCAACCCTTGTGGTGAGTGCATTCGTTGTTGTGGCTGGTGTCTTTGGAATGAATATCACCATCGATCtttttgatgaagaaaaatCAGGCATGCAAGAGTTTATTTGGACTGTTGTTGGCGGTGCCACTGGGAGCATATTCCTGTATGTAGTTGCTATTGTCTGGTGCAAGCACAAGCGTTTGCTGGAGTGA
- the LOC123213733 gene encoding LIM domain-containing protein WLIM1-like, which translates to MATFAGTQQKCMACNKTVYIVDKLTADNRVFHKGCFRCHHCNRTLKLSNYNSFDGVLYCRPHFDQIFKRTGSLEKSFEGTPKILKPEKPAEHKENAQKVSNMFAGTRDKCVGCDKTVYPTEKISVNGTAYHRSCFKCSHGGCTISPSNYIAHEGKLYCKHHHIQLFKEKGNYSQLETDHDKSPTTDKQASVEIAT; encoded by the exons ATGGCTACATTTGCAGGAACTCAACAGAAATGCATGGCCTGTAACAAGACTGTGTATATTGTTGATAAGTTAACTGCTGATAACAGAGTCTTCCACAAGGGTTGTTTCAGGTGCCACCATTGCAATCGCACTCTCAAG CTGAGCAACTACAATTCTTTTGACGGAGTGCTGTATTGCAGGCCTCACTTTGATCAAATCTTCAAGAGAACTGGCAGTCTGGAGAAGAGTTTTGAag GAACACCAAAAATCTTGAAACCTGAAAAGCCTGCTGAGCACAAAGAG AATGCGCAGAAAGTCTCCAACATGTTTGCTGGTACCAGAGACAAATGTGTTGGCTGCGACAAAACTGTTTATCCGACTGAGAAG ATCTCTGTGAATGGAACTGCATACCACAGGAGCTGCTTCAAATGCAGCCATGGAGGGTGCACAATTAGCCCATCAAACTACATAGCCCACGAGGGAAAACTCTACTGCAAGCATCACCACATTCAGCTCTTCAAGGAGAAAGGAAACTACAGCCAGCTTGAGACTGATCATGACAAGAGTCCCACAACCGACAAACAAGCTTCTGTGGAAATTGCTACTTAA